The DNA window GCATATTCCATCTTTACTTTACTGACATTCACCATGGTCACAGGCTCCGTCCATCCGGCAGGCGCCTTTTCGTCTTTCTGGTAGGACTGCAGCCCGCTCTCGCTGTTCCTGCCATAGGAATCTTTGCAGTACTGTTCGAATAACTCATGGATTGCCTTGAAGGGAAGCAGGAAGGTTCCGTCATTTGCACTGACCTCCAGTTCTTCTTTATCAATCAGTTTGAGATGAGTCAGGGTTCCGTCTTCACTGTATATCACATCGATATAGGGTCCCTCCAGGCTTGAATTGGCAGGCAGGTTGAGACTTGGGCAGGTTACTCCGACACCGTCAATGGAAGGGGTGAATGTGATACGGTATTTAAAATCCGATACGCTCTCGCCGTCTATTGTGTAAAACGCTTCCCTCCATCTCGTGTCGTAAATCTTATATCCCTTTATGCCGAATTGTTTGAGCAGCTCTTCCGCCCTTTTTTCAAACTCCCTGGCCTTTCCCGCCCGTGAAACGGCTGCCGCATCGTCATTCTCATAGACAGCCGACGGCTTTTCCATATGGCGGCCGTCATTATATATCTCGGTCAGCCAGATCAGGGAAATGGGCGGGCGAAAGTCTTCTGTTCCCGTCCGGTAGGTGAGCTGGTAAACCGCTCCCGCTTCATTCTCTCCCCAGGTATTTGTACTTTCTCCATATACGTCTCCGTTTTTCAGAGGCGTTTCGTCCGATGCGGCAGCAGACACATTGCCGTCAGCCGCCGCACTGTTCTCTATGCCGACTGAGGTCTCCTCTTCACCTTCGTAAAAGTACAGCGTGTTGACCGTCTCCTCCTCCCAGGTAACTCCCAGCGTTTTTGCCAGCGTCTTTTTTACCTGCTCATACTCCTCTTTTGTATAATTGACGGATTTTGCGCTTTTGATCACAGCTTGTTTGAGATCCGGAACCGTAACCGGGGCGTCGGCCGAGAGTATCATACCCTTTTCTTTTACTTCCGTCTTATAATGTTCCGGCGCCTGCACCTGTTCCGGCACGCTAAGTTCATGATTTCCGGCGGTCCCGTCTTTTGCCCCTCCGCTCTCGCCATCCGCGCTCTGCTCCACGGCGGAGGACTCCGTTTTTTCTCCGATTACCTGCTTATCCCCTCCCGTGCCGCAGCCGGTGGCCAGAGCGCAGGCGGCAGCCGTTAACAGGAGCAGACAGGATATTTTTTTTCTTTTCACTTTATCTTCTCTCCTTATCACTTGTAACGGTAAATCATCACCTGTAAACAGTGAATCAAACGTCCGTCGGACGTCTCACTACCGTTTGATATAGAGATTCTACCTTTTTATGCAGGCAAAGTCCTCATCAAAATGTAAACGTTTTGTAAATGCGTTCCTCAGCTCTGCGGCTTACCGCCGGACCGTAAATTGCAGTGGAGGATGACCTGCGTTCCGCATTCTTCCTCCAAAAATCCGTCCGCCTTGTGCCGGCTCTTAATTTCTATCCTCACGCCGTGCAGTGAGGCAATCTTTTCACAGAGAGCCAGCCCCAGCCCGGATCCACCCTCATTCCGGCTTCTGGACTTATCCGCCATATAAAACGCTTCCGTCACATGGGGCAGATCCCGGGCCGGAATCCCGCAGCCCTCATCCGTGATGACAATTCGGTCTTCTCCGGCTTCAATTCTGATTTTTCCTCCCGGCTTTGATGCCTTCACCGCATTGTGGATGAGGTTAAAGAGAAGGGACAAAAACAGTTCCCTGTCCGC is part of the [Clostridium] symbiosum genome and encodes:
- a CDS encoding DUF6034 family protein, whose amino-acid sequence is MKRKKISCLLLLTAAACALATGCGTGGDKQVIGEKTESSAVEQSADGESGGAKDGTAGNHELSVPEQVQAPEHYKTEVKEKGMILSADAPVTVPDLKQAVIKSAKSVNYTKEEYEQVKKTLAKTLGVTWEEETVNTLYFYEGEEETSVGIENSAAADGNVSAAASDETPLKNGDVYGESTNTWGENEAGAVYQLTYRTGTEDFRPPISLIWLTEIYNDGRHMEKPSAVYENDDAAAVSRAGKAREFEKRAEELLKQFGIKGYKIYDTRWREAFYTIDGESVSDFKYRITFTPSIDGVGVTCPSLNLPANSSLEGPYIDVIYSEDGTLTHLKLIDKEELEVSANDGTFLLPFKAIHELFEQYCKDSYGRNSESGLQSYQKDEKAPAGWTEPVTMVNVSKVKMEYAFIGRENSKKVTEQELIPVWNFYGNVSRGRETSEEAELIESVSGEMAQQDGIILSIRADDGRILWE